One segment of Leptodactylus fuscus isolate aLepFus1 chromosome 7, aLepFus1.hap2, whole genome shotgun sequence DNA contains the following:
- the LOC142214593 gene encoding olfactory receptor 5AR1-like translates to MSGSALYITELSNQSYSNRFILLGLSTVPYLEVIGFLAFLVLYLVTLLANLLLIIVVSINPKLQTPMYFFLTNLSLIDMCFSTTVVPKLLMITITKDSSISLLECAVQMYFHLALGCTECFLLAVMAFDRFAAICRPLHYNTIMSRMVCIYLAAASWTLGFINSLIHVIYTFQMSFCRSHQINHFFCELPPFLRISCSDTWLHEIAMYISATIIAILSFFLILISYIHIVSTILKVSSHGRYKALSTCSSHIIVVSVYYGTLMIMYLRPRTSSSSDIDKYISVLYTTVTPMLNPIIYSVRNKDVKGTITNNLFQGILQVK, encoded by the coding sequence ATGTCCGGGTCAGCTTTATATATTACAGAACTGTCCAACCAATCTTATTCCAACAGATTTATTCTCCTTGGTTTGTCCACCGTTCCTTACTTGGAGGTCATTGGCTTCCTTGCTTTCTTAGTGTTGTATTTGGTAACCTTGTTAGCAAACCTTCTACTGATCATCGTGGTGAGTATTAATCCAAAGCTCCAGACTCCCATGTACTTTTTTCTGACTAATCTCTCTCTAATCGACATGTGCTTCTCTACCACGGTGGTCCCTAAACTCTTGATGATAACAATAACCAAAGATAGTAGCATCTCACTGCTAGAATGTGCCGTCCAGATGTACTTTCATTTGGCTCTTGGTTGTACGGAGTGTTTCCTACTTGCCGTCATGGCATTTGATAGATTTGCTGCCATCTGTAGACCATTACACTACAACACCATCATGAGCAGGATGGTGTGTATCTATTTGGCCGCTGCGTCATGGACCTTAGGCTTCATCAACTCCTTGATACATGTGATCTACACTTTCCAGATGTCCTTCTGTCGGTCTCACCAGATCAATCATTTCTTTTGCGAATTGCCCCCATTTTTACGAATCTCCTGCAGTGACACTTGGCTACATGAGATAGCGATGTATATTTCGGCTACAATCATAGCTATTCTATCTTTTTTCTTGATACTTATATCCTATATTCATATTGTGTCCACCATCTTGAAGGTGAGTTCTCATGGAAGGTATAAAGCTCTCTCCACATGTAGCTCACACATAATTGTGGTCTCTGTCTACTACGGGACCCTCATGATTATGTATTTGCGACCACGTACCAGTTCTTCTTCAGACATTGACAAGTATATCTCTGTCCTCTACACAACTGTGACACCCATGCTaaatcccatcatctacagtgTGAGAAATAAGGATGTCAAAGGCACCATAACA
- the LOC142214594 gene encoding olfactory receptor 10A7-like, whose product MTVSGSALYITDLFNQSYSNRFILLDLSTVPYLEVIGFLAFLVLYLTTLLANLLLIIVVSINPKLQTPMYFFLTNLSLIDMCFSTTVVPKLLIITLTKDSSISLLECAVQMYFHLALGCTECFILGVMAYDRFAAICRPLHYNTIMSRKMCIYLASASWTLGFINSMIHVIYTFQMSFCHSHQINHFFCELPPFLRISCSDTWLHEVAMYISASTIAIISFLLILISYIRIVSTILKVSSLGRYKALSTCSSHIIVVSVYYGTLMIMYLRPRTDSSSDIDKYVSVLYTTVTPMLNPIIYSVRNKDVKGTITNNLFQGILQVK is encoded by the coding sequence ATGACCGTGTCTGGGTCAGCTTTATATATTACGGATCTCTTCAACCAATCTTATTCCAACAGATTTATTCTCCTTGATTTGTCCACTGTTCCTTACTTGGAGGTCATTGGTTTCCTTGCTTTCTTAGTGTTGTATTTGACAACCTTGTTAGCAAACCTTCTACTGATCATCGTGGTGAGTATTAACCCAAAGCTCCAGACTCCCATGTACTTTTTTCTGACTAATCTCTCTCTAATCGACATGTGCTTCTCCACCACCGTGGTCCCTAAACTTTTGATAATAACATTAACCAAAGACAGTAGCATCTCACTGCTAGAATGTGCCGTCCAGATGTACTTTCATTTGGCTCTTGGCTGTACAGAGTGTTTCATACTTGGAGTCATGGCCTACGATAGATTTGCTGCCATCTGTAGACCGCTACACTACAACACCATCATGAGCAGAAAGATGTGTATCTATCTGGCATCTGCGTCATGGACCTTAGGCTTCATCAACTCCATGATACATGTCATTTACACTTTCCAGATGTCCTTCTGTCATTCTCACCAGATCAACCACTTCTTTTGCGAATTACCCCCATTTTTACGAATATCCTGCAGTGACACTTGGCTCCATGAGGTAGCGATGTATATTTCAGCATCGACAATAGCTATTATATCTTTTCTCTTGATTCTTATATCCTACATTCGTATTGTGTCCACCATCTTGAAGGTGAGTTCTCTTGGAAGGTATAAAGCTCTCTCCACATGTAGCTCACACATAATTGTGGTCTCTGTCTACTACGGGACCCTCATGATTATGTATTTGAGACCACGTACCGATTCTTCTTCAGACATTGACAAGTATGTCTCTGTCCTCTACACAACTGTGACACCCATGCTaaatcccatcatctacagtgTGAGAAATAAGGATGTCAAAGGCACCATAACAAATAATCTATTCCAAGGAATTCTCCAAGTAAAATAA